The sequence below is a genomic window from Loktanella sp. M215.
ACGTGGCCATCGACGACGAGGACCATACGGTCGACTGGCTGCGCCGCGGCCGGGTGCTTGCTGCCGTCACTGCTCTGGAACGCCCTGTCCAGGGATGCCGAGTCACGTCACTCGGATCACTCCGCTACCAGGCGACAGCGAGCCCTGACTATGTTGCCCGATACTTTCCCGGTGGCCTCACGGAAGAGGCTTTCCAGCGCGCGCCCGCCCTCACCTTCAACCAGAAGGATAGACTCCAGACTGTCTGGGCGCGAGAAGTTTTTGGGTACGAGCTATCCTTCCCCACCCACTGGCTTCCCTCGACGCAGAGCTTCCTGGAGGGAAGTTTGGCCGGTATGGGGTGGGCGCTCAACCCGGTCCAGCTTGCAAAGCAACATCTCGAACGCGGAGAACTTGTCGAGCTCCTTCCTGGAAAGGTGCTCGAGCGACGCCTGTTCTGGCAGATCAACCGCCTTGCATCCGACCAGCTTCACGACTTGACCCGGTCAATCCTCTCCGTAGCGCGTCAAGAACTCGGTTCGTGAACAAGGAGCGTCGGGAATGGCAGGGACGTCCGCACAGCGGGCCTCGGTCCAATGCTCGGCGAAGGTCCGATCCTACGTCATTTTGTTGGGCGTGCCTCCCATTTACGGCCAGCCGAAACAAGGCTGTTGGCTAAAACCACAAGCTTACGCATCACAGCCGTGATGGCGACCTTTGCGGGCTTCCCCGTGTCGACCAGCCGTTTGTAGACGACGCGCATATCCGGGTTGAATCGTGTGGCAACGAGTGCAGGCATGTACAGGGATTGTCGCAACACGGCACGACCGCCACGGATACGTGACTGTCCTTTCCAACTCCCAGACTCGCGATGCATCGGTGCCAGACCGGCAAGGCTTCCTGCTTGAGCAGATGTGAGTTCACCCAACTCGGGCATTTCCGCCAAGAGTGTGAACGCTGTTGTATCAGAAATGCCGGGTATGCTGACGAGAATCTCAAACTTCTGCCTCAGCGCCGCATCTGCCGCTAAAGCGGCTCGCAGTTCACGCTCGATCATTTGAACCTGGCCTTGGATCTGACGAATGCGGGCTGAACACTGCCGCTTCAGTAACCGGTGAACGAGGTTCTTTTGCCGGTTCAAATTTGCCGTCCGCTCCTTCATCAACCCGCGCCGTGCCGATAGCAATTCCGTCAGGCCCGAGAGATTTTCCGGCCGTTCAGGCTGGGCCCTGATTTGAAGAACAGCCGCCATACGTGCGAGGATGGCAGCATCTACGCGGTCTGTCTTGTTGAGGCAGCCTGTAGCTTCGGCAAACCTACGGGCATGGAGCGGGTTTACCATGGCAAGCGAAATCCCTGCTTTGTGTAGATCGGCTTCGAGAGCCTTGTGGTACGGCCCTGTCGGTTCGAACACGACCATGACGACGTTCCGGCCTTTCAGCCATTTGAGAAAAGCCCTTCGTCCCTTGCCAGTGTTCTCAAAGCGGCCACTTTCACCGGCGGGGTAGCTGTGAACGTCGAAACGCAGCTTTGCGATATCGACACCGATCGTTTCATCACCCATCTTTCTCTGTCCTCTGCTTATCATGCGGGGCACGATCCCCTTGTATCCGTTCAGGCCAGCTCGAAGGGGCGGGGCGATCACACTCTAGGACGGTCCAAAGTAACCAGCGCGGCGACGACCCGACCCCGCCACCGTCCGGCATAAATGTCGTGCCGGTCGGTGGCTCCACTGTGTAAGCAGAACGCGCCTTCGTCATTAGATAAGCGCGGTGACACGCCCAAAGGGCGGGGCAGGGGCCATGTTCATCACGCTTTCAGATTCACGGATCAATGATTTCGTGGTAGAAAACCAAGAACACAGGAAGTGCAGAAAGAGGCTGTTGATGTTGAAGAAAGATCTCCGAATCCGCATGGATCAGTGGATCGTTCAAGCGCGTCTTGCTGGCGGCCTGGATGATGAAACCGACGTTGATGATGCTTTGCAAAGTGCAGCTCTTGCCTTTGGATCGACGGATCTTGTTGCCCGTGACGAAGGAACAAGAAAGTGGATGGAGACAGGGACTCGGATATTGAGTGCGTTCATGGTCGCCGCCGCGAACACGCCAACTGGAAGTGCAAGGGCGCTGCTGGGCGGTCCCTTTGAGACGCAACGCATCGTTGCGAACCTCGCGAAGAACGAGAGCGCGTGGGAGTTGAAGGCGCAGCTGCAATGGGCTGCGAGCCTAGACCCAAAAGTGTTTGCCGCGGCGTTGGTGGCGCTGGCGCTTTAATCGTTGCGAGCCGGGTAAGTGGCGCAACCTAGGCCAAAGGAACAGAGAAGTATGGGCGTGGTGCCGGGGGCGCGGTAGCGCCTCAGAAGCATGCGCTGCGCCTCGCGCGGCCGTTTTCGTGCTATGACCTTGGGCGGGGTCCGGTCCAAATCGACGACCTACCATTGCCTAGAACGTTCGCTATTTGTTCTCACCATGACGGACTTAGTGCAAATCCCAGATCATACCCTTTGGCTTGAATATACCTGCGGCAATGTCGTGCCGGTGCGGGTTGCTGTAGCGATGAAAAAGAACCTTCACACCGTGGCGCAGGTTAAACGGGCGGCGCGATGTGCCCAGTGTGGGGCGCGGGTCAAGTCGGACGCTTACGGGCTGCGCATCGCTTGGTCACTTGCCAAGGATCGACAAGACTAGGCGCGGTCCGGATGGTAGGGAAAGCCTTCGTCAACGAACTGCGTTGCGGCGGCGTCCTCGTCGGCGTCACAGTCGGAAAATTGCGGGTAAGGGTAAGCGGGTCCGTAGGCCACGCCGTCACTTTCAAAGAAACCAAGATAGCCCGCCAGCCAAGCGCGGTGGATCTCGGATCGCGCGATGAATCGGCGCAGCCAGCGCGGCGCTGGCTTCCGGGCATAACCATGCAGATACGCGCGGAGATAGATCGAGGTCATGGCGTCTGGCTCCATCGGATCAGAAAAGGGGCGGGGCCTGCCGCAAGGGACGGCCTATCTTGGGCGGTCACTTGCGGCGCGAAACAACGCCGTCCGGTGTGAAGCCGTCAAAGGTGGCCTCGGTCTCTCGGGACATGCGGCCGCCGTCAGCGGACACGACAATCTGGGTGTCGGGGGTGAACCGGAAAATCTCGCCGGTTCCTTCAAGGTGGGTCTTTTGAAAGTCCCTCTCGACCACAACGCTACCGTCCGCATCGACGCGGATCATAGCACCATCGACTTTTATCTGAATCTGATGCTCGTCAATAATGACGCCCGACCAACCCAGCTCGCGGTCGCGCCTGACCACGATCTTGTCAGAGTGCATCTTGATCTGAACGTCGGCGCCGTTGTCGTCTGCGGCACGCATGACGACGACGGCCTCCTGATCCTCGGGCTTCGCCAACAGGCGGGCAAGTGCCTCCTTCGGACGCCAGAAAAAGGGTGCGTCCCGCTTGGTCTTGTTCTTGTTCTTGTGGAAGGCAATCAACAGTTCGGCAGACTGCCAAACGGCTTGGACGGACGTAGGAACAAGGGACATGATCGGGGCCTTTTTGGCAGAATTACCGTGGGTTGAATCTAGCATGAATGCCATTTTTACTCAATAAAATAAGTGGTTTAAGGCCGTTTTCTAGCCTTAAACCCTAATTATATCTCGGCCTATTTTGGGACGTGTTTCACGCAAAAGCCGGTCGGAATATTGGTGCCGCTTTCCGCAAAAGTGCCAACGGGCAGATCGTGCCATTCGCCTACGGTGTTGCCGTGGTCGTAGTAGGCGCTGGCGGGCAGGATGCACGCCAGACGGCCACCGGGGCGCAAGAATTTCAAGGCGTGGTCCAGATGCTTTTTGTAGTGCTGGCCGTAGAAGGGCGGATTCATCAGGACCACATCAAACCGCGGATCAGGTGCGACCTGTAGAAAATTGGTGGTCATAACGTGGTGGCCCTTGGCGCGAGCCTGGGCGGCGCGTCCCGCGTCATATTCTACGCCGGTCACGATCACCGGGGAACGATAGCGCCGTTCGGTCGGGTGGTTGTGCCAGTCGGCCAGCATGTCCATCAACTGACCGTCGCCGCACGACGGTTCCAGAATAGTCTCGCCACCGGACAGGTGCAAAGCGTCGATCACCAGTTTTGCGGCCTTGCGGGGCGTGGGGTAAAATTGAAGGTCGCGGGCAACTTCGGTGCTGGGTCGCCGTGCTTCGGTCTCTGACGGCGCGTCGGGCAGAACCTCGCCGTAAAATTCCGCAAGCGCCCGGTTAATGTCCAGCAAGCTGTGCTTATCAAAGATCAGGTGCGCGTTGCCGTTCTGGAAAACCTGGACCTTGCCGCCGTTGAAATCCGACTCTCGATGCCGCTTCGCCTCGGCCAGCATGTCCTCAAACTGGCGGTAGTTGTAGCGGGGTTCGCCGCGATAGACGGCAAGGGCGTTCAAGGTGTCCTCCACCCGCTTGCGGCCCCAACTGTTCCAGCCGGTCGCATAGTTCACGATGATACGCTTGGGCAGGCCAGCAACACCGATCCGAACGCGGCTGTGACTCTTATAGGCGGGATCAAGGTCGCAGAAACATTCTGCCAGACCTTTGAGAATGTGAAAGCGTGGGTCCAACAGATAAGCCCCGAACACTTCGGCAAGGTTCTCCAACGTGAAAGGCAGGGGCGTCGTCAGTTTCAATTCGAGCTGTTCGCGGTCCTTGGCTGATGCGATCTTGGCAATGTCCAGACCTTCGTAAACGTGCTTCCAAGCTGACCGCAAAAGGGCAATCCGAACGTCCTTTTCATAGAGGCGCGGTGCGGTGGAAAAGACAGTGCTGCCGAATTTCCCGCCGATGCTGGCGGCGGTGTTAATCGCGGTTTCGGAGTCGTTGAACGCGGCGATTGCGCCGGTGATGCTTTCCGCCTTGTCGTCATACTCGGCCACAATGTCGGACAAGCTGCGCCGCAATACGGGCGCGGCATATTCCGGCGTTTCTCCAATTCGTGCGTGGGCGTTCATGACTCGCCCCCTTCGGCTGCGGGCATGTAAAGCGGTTCGATGTTTGCGATCTGAACCATCACCGCCATGTCGCGCCGGCGCATCTGGCCGGAGTCGGCGCGGTAGTTTTCGCGGATCGTCACACTAAAGGTGCCACGGTCGCGGGTCGGCGCGATGCTGTATCGCTTTGCCGACGTGCCGCGCTTGATCCAGATAGCCCCATAGTTCGGGGTCTGGTTGGGCAGGGCTGCGACATAGGGGGCAGTCTCTTGGCGCAGCCACTCGATGCCCTCCACGATGTTGCGCTTATCGGCGGCGGTGATGTGCCGCCCCTTAATGAGCGACACGGCTGCTTTCTTGGTGCTGGTCATGCCAGATCCTCCGCCTTCGTAATTTTGCCGGTGGCCCCGATGAAGCGGCCCCCTGACTGGCTGGTCATGCCGCTTTTCAGAATGTCGGTCGGTGTCATGTTCGGCGGAAAAATTGTTGCCTCGCCCTTATCGGCGCAGGCGAAAATCCAGCCGCCCGTTCCGTGGTCCTCGCGGTATTGGATCGCCTCGGCTTCGTTGTCGAAGTGATGGGTGCTGCGTCGGCTGCCGGTTGGCTGCGCGGCGGGGGCGCACATGAGGGCTGCGTTCTCGGTCCAGTCCGTCGCGTAAACGTCCATCGTGGCAACTGTCACGCCGTCGGGATTCTTTAAGGTCAGAGAGGGCGTCGACGTTGCGGCTATGTGGTGATCGAGGCCGACAACACGCAAGGCAACTTCGTCCGTGCTATAGATTGCTCGCGGCGTAGAGGTGCCTTCATAGTCGAGATGCAGCGTGAAAAGACGTGCGGTCATGGTTTAAGCTCCTGTGGCGTTGCGCCGCCTTTACGGGCGGGGCTGAATGGGGGGATCAGATGCAATTCGCGGCGTAGGCGGCGGAATCCTCGTAGCGCAGGATCGGGTCGCCGGTTTCGGTCCAGCCGCCCCAGCAAGGGCCGATAAAACCCGCCATTGTCGGGTGTCCTTGCAACTCGGCGCGGGTGCGGGGATTGGCGGACGTGCCGGTTATTTCGGCGTAGTTCTCGGTCGCCCACGTCGTCAGGCAATCCGTGAAAACTGCGGTCTCGCCGTCGTCGCTTTTGGTGACAATCTGGTAAGCCATGATCTTCGGTCCTTTGTGGTGGTGCCGCGTTTCCGGTCTGGTGCCGAAAATCGGGCGAGGGGTCAGGCGAGGAAGCGCGAAGCGCGCCCCTCTCCTGAAAACTTGCCTCCCGGCGAGGGCAGGGGGGGAACCGCCGCAATTCTGAAATCAAAGCCAAAGGGGAGGGGGATCACCCGGCCTGCACACAGCCGCAGGCGTAGGAAGGACGGGGACACCCCTTTGGGTGCCGTATTTCAGGGTTGCGGTGGGGGACCGGCGGTCCCCTTCTTTCTTTCTTTTCTTGGCGGTGCAGCGGCGTTCGGCTTGTCCGAACCCCGCGCCGCGCCCCAGCGATCGTTACCCGCAAGGGCGCATCGGCACGGACCAGGACGACCATGGCCGAAGGTTTGCGCACTGGCTCGGAGAGACAGGGCGCGGGCCATTCGGACAGGGAGGATGGGCCGGGACGTTGCGGGCGGAAGCCGGTCTGCCGGCTGGAGCCTGAGAAGCGCGGTGACACGCCCAAAGGGCGGGGCAGGGGCTATGACGCCTTACAGGGGATTCAATCTTCTGCGGCCTGTGATACGCCAATCTTAGGTATCAAATCAGCCGGAAAACGACCGCATGACCCAAGACCTCTATCTGCCATTCCTAGTGTTAAGTGGCATCGCAATTTTAGGCGGTTTGATCTACGTGGTCCTGCTGCTCAACATTGTGGGCGCGGCTCTGCGTCCACAATTCAAACTGCGGCCACTGATGAACAAGGCGGAAGGTGCGGTCTATCGCCGGCTCGTCAAAGCCGCGCCTGCGGGTTGGGTGGTGATGTGTCAGGTATCCTATGGCTCGTTTTTGTCGAACAAGAGTCGCAAGAGGTATTGGACGGTGAACGCCAAGCGGGCGGATTTCATCATCACGGACGGCGGGTCCGATGTGGTTGCCGTGATCGAGTATCAGGGCAGCGGGCACTATGGTTCTTCAAGGCAGGGCCGGGACCGGGCGGAAAAAAGCGACAGGATCAAACGCACGGCGACGACTGAAGCCGGCATCCATTTCTTTGAACTTCCCGAGAGCTGCGGTCCCGATCATGTGGCCCGATTGTTTGACGCGCTGATCGCCGCCCCAGCTACAGAATTTAAAGAGGCGTAACCCATGCTGAAATTCCTCGCTATCCACGTCCTTCTTTGGCCGGTCGCTGCGACCGCCGAATTGATCCCCGCGTCCTCGATCTACGTCGTGGACGGCGACACCATCGACGTGCAGGGCGACCGTTTCCGGCTTGTCGGCTTCGACACGCCGGAAACCTATCGGCCTAAGTGCGACTTTGAGCTGGCTCTCGGCCGCGCCGCGACTTCACGGCTGCGGAACCTTCTGGATGGGGTGCAGCGGGTCGATTTGGTCGTTCTGCCGGGGCGGGATAAATATGATCGCGGCTTGGCGCGGCTGATCGTGCAACAGGTCGATGTGGCTGACACTCTTGTCTCCGAACGGCTGGCGCGTCGGTATGACGGTGGAAAAAGATCGGGGTGGTGCAAGTGATGCAGAACGCCGCTGAATCTTACTGGCTGGCGCAAGCCAAGCTGGATCTTCTCAAGCGTGATCCCGTCGATGCAGCGAACGATGCCGACGCACTGGCGCGCTTCGCGGAAGGCAGGCTCAACGAATTGCTGCGTGATGCCGGGATGCTGAAAAAGTAGGATCGCAGGTCCGTTCTTTTTCAGCGGCAATGCACCGCGGCTGCGGGTGCTGCGCGCATAGCGCAGGGCCGTTTTGGGCAGGGCGTAGTCTTGGCCCGAACGGGCATCAATCGACCTCTGCCGGAAGTGGAACGGGAATAGAAAAAAGGCCCCGCGCAATGCGGGGCCAGGTCGTTCCTCACCACAAGGAATTTAGTCGGATGATCTAAGGGTCTCTGCAAATTCAGGTGTCATGCAATGTGCCTCGCTTGGATCGTCCATAGGGTAATACACGCCAACGTAACCTCTGTCCTCGTTGGCACAAATTGCCCGAATTATCTCTCCAAAATATTTTCCTTGGTCTCGGTATACAAGATATTCTGGCACAACGACGGCCCCTAGGATCAACCCTAGCAAGCCTGCAAAAACACCCCATAACACAAGTTTCTTGCGCGATGGTTTTGGCGGCAATGGCGCTGCCTCGATTAATGTCTGCATATTCATAGCAAAATAACTCGCACATGGGTTGCATAGGAACAAGCGGTGTGGGGCAGCACGCTTTATTTTCTGTCCTGTTCCATACGGAAAATCTGGGGTCAGGGCGGCGTAGCTGTCTGCCACGCGGCGCAATGCTTCGTCGCCGTTCATGTCGTCCAGCATCGTCAAAAGGCTGTCTTTCGCCTCCTTCAATGTGACGGCCTTTCCGAACCGGCACACTTGGTCGAACGTGCTGATCGAGCGGCCAGTGCGGGGATGGTCGGCGTTGTAGCCTCCGCGTGTCTTATAAAGCGCCACGGCGACGGCTGGCTGACCTTCGCGGGCAAAGGTGACGATATGGCCCTTGCGGGTGACGGGCGGGCCGTTCCGCATGGCGACGGTGTAGGTCTTTACTGACATGATCTGTCTCCGGTCGGGATGGGTGGGGCAGGGCGCGTGTCCGCCCTGCGGCTTTGGTCAGGCCATACCTTCGGGAAGCCATGCGTTGATCCGGTCGATCTGATCTTCCGACAGGCCAAGGGCTGTGCGTGTCGCCGGGTCCGCAAACAGGCTTTCCAGCTTTGCGGCCTTCTCGCCCTTCTTCAACTGCTCGAAGTTGGTCACGGTGGGGTGTCCTGCGACCAGTCCCAGAAGGTCGCTCCACAGATCATTGAGGTAAGCGCCGTTCACGCGACCAAAGAAGTTCTCGGCGGTGGGTGTGAAGGTGTCGCGGGTGCGCTTGCTCGTCAGCTTGTCGATCATCGCGCCAAGGTCAGGGCTGCCGATGGTCAGGTGCGCGACCAGATAACGGTTCAACAGGTCCATGATCTTTGCATCGCCCCGCTTGCGAAACTTGGCAAACGCGGCGGCATGGTCGCGGTTGAACGGGCTGCGGTCGTCGGTGTCACAAACGGTCAGGCGCTTGTCCAGCACATAGCCGGTTTCCGTGGTCGGGACGTTCGGCACTTCGTCCGTGCGGACGCCGTAAGCGCGGTCGTATCCCATCTTCCCGCAAAGCTGGAAGGCCAGAAGATGAAGCGCCAATTTCGGGTCGTCCAGCATCGCGTTTTGACGTGCGCCGGTGCCGATCCGGTCCAGATCGCCGCGCAAGGTGTCGGAGATAGGCGACTTCGGCGCGGCCTCGGTCGTGGCATGGCGCGACGGCTGCAAGATACCTGCTTCAATGGCTGCGGCCTTGTCCTCGGCCCGGATGAAACCGGCCTCGACCTTCACGCTGCCGTCGTTGGTGACATAGATCACGACACCGCTTGTGGCCCGCTGCTCGTCGGTAAAGTCGCCGTCCCTCTTGGTTTGCAAGGCGTCCAGCTCAGTTGTGCCTTCCTCGTCCAGTGCATCGCCGTTCGCTAGTTCCACAAGTGCGTCATAACGCTCGGCCTCGGCCTCGGTCAGTTCGCCTTCGACGGGATAGACCTTGCCGAATTTGCGGTCCTGATCGAATTGATAGCTGATGTAACCATCAGTGATTGCCTCGGCCCATTTCCAGCCATACGCGGCGGAGTAGTCGGCTGCGGTCTGGGTCAGCTTGGCGGCGAAAACCTCGTCCAGAATGGCGGGGTCGTCAAAGGTCGTCACGTCAGCAAACAGGTCGCCACCCATGCGACCTCCTGCGGCGCTGTAGTCTGCCTCTCCGACAAACACGGCGCGGCGGTCGGTGCCTTTGACGCTGCCGGGTTTCAGGCGGGTCTTGATGGTGTAGTCGTTTAACCCGCCGTAGCCTTTGGCGATTTGCTCGATGTGAAGGGCCAACACCTCCAAGGTAAGAGCCTCGTCGTCGCTGATCGTGAACGCGGCTGCTTGGGACAGGCTCACGCTGCCGTCCCGCAAAGCGTCCAGCACCGGGGCG
It includes:
- a CDS encoding ParB/RepB/Spo0J family partition protein codes for the protein MTNQTQITTATDEQIPFSDLYLSDINPRTILNDDAIVELAANIQEHGLIQSPAGLRDATGKVGIVAGGRRYRALALLQDDPRFQIVTVRMAPDQATAVFWATSENAQREDLHPADEIRDFGAMEKRGVKVADIAVAYGVTEKHVYRRLALSNLPAPVLDALRDGSVSLSQAAAFTISDDEALTLEVLALHIEQIAKGYGGLNDYTIKTRLKPGSVKGTDRRAVFVGEADYSAAGGRMGGDLFADVTTFDDPAILDEVFAAKLTQTAADYSAAYGWKWAEAITDGYISYQFDQDRKFGKVYPVEGELTEAEAERYDALVELANGDALDEEGTTELDALQTKRDGDFTDEQRATSGVVIYVTNDGSVKVEAGFIRAEDKAAAIEAGILQPSRHATTEAAPKSPISDTLRGDLDRIGTGARQNAMLDDPKLALHLLAFQLCGKMGYDRAYGVRTDEVPNVPTTETGYVLDKRLTVCDTDDRSPFNRDHAAAFAKFRKRGDAKIMDLLNRYLVAHLTIGSPDLGAMIDKLTSKRTRDTFTPTAENFFGRVNGAYLNDLWSDLLGLVAGHPTVTNFEQLKKGEKAAKLESLFADPATRTALGLSEDQIDRINAWLPEGMA
- a CDS encoding IS110 family transposase, with translation MGDETIGVDIAKLRFDVHSYPAGESGRFENTGKGRRAFLKWLKGRNVVMVVFEPTGPYHKALEADLHKAGISLAMVNPLHARRFAEATGCLNKTDRVDAAILARMAAVLQIRAQPERPENLSGLTELLSARRGLMKERTANLNRQKNLVHRLLKRQCSARIRQIQGQVQMIERELRAALAADAALRQKFEILVSIPGISDTTAFTLLAEMPELGELTSAQAGSLAGLAPMHRESGSWKGQSRIRGGRAVLRQSLYMPALVATRFNPDMRVVYKRLVDTGKPAKVAITAVMRKLVVLANSLVSAGRKWEARPTK
- a CDS encoding thermonuclease family protein; its protein translation is MLKFLAIHVLLWPVAATAELIPASSIYVVDGDTIDVQGDRFRLVGFDTPETYRPKCDFELALGRAATSRLRNLLDGVQRVDLVVLPGRDKYDRGLARLIVQQVDVADTLVSERLARRYDGGKRSGWCK
- a CDS encoding LysR family transcriptional regulator ArgP, producing MVDYAALRAVAAVVRTGSFERAAASLNVTSSAVSQRVKHFEERLGAVLIERGTPCTATEKGLALCQHMDRVGMLEKDLMAQLPEISGFEGATQRVTLNVATNADSLGTWFVEAIASFTKVTDYLVNVAIDDEDHTVDWLRRGRVLAAVTALERPVQGCRVTSLGSLRYQATASPDYVARYFPGGLTEEAFQRAPALTFNQKDRLQTVWAREVFGYELSFPTHWLPSTQSFLEGSLAGMGWALNPVQLAKQHLERGELVELLPGKVLERRLFWQINRLASDQLHDLTRSILSVARQELGS
- a CDS encoding DUF4942 domain-containing protein, whose amino-acid sequence is MNAHARIGETPEYAAPVLRRSLSDIVAEYDDKAESITGAIAAFNDSETAINTAASIGGKFGSTVFSTAPRLYEKDVRIALLRSAWKHVYEGLDIAKIASAKDREQLELKLTTPLPFTLENLAEVFGAYLLDPRFHILKGLAECFCDLDPAYKSHSRVRIGVAGLPKRIIVNYATGWNSWGRKRVEDTLNALAVYRGEPRYNYRQFEDMLAEAKRHRESDFNGGKVQVFQNGNAHLIFDKHSLLDINRALAEFYGEVLPDAPSETEARRPSTEVARDLQFYPTPRKAAKLVIDALHLSGGETILEPSCGDGQLMDMLADWHNHPTERRYRSPVIVTGVEYDAGRAAQARAKGHHVMTTNFLQVAPDPRFDVVLMNPPFYGQHYKKHLDHALKFLRPGGRLACILPASAYYDHGNTVGEWHDLPVGTFAESGTNIPTGFCVKHVPK
- a CDS encoding DUF2726 domain-containing protein, which codes for MTQDLYLPFLVLSGIAILGGLIYVVLLLNIVGAALRPQFKLRPLMNKAEGAVYRRLVKAAPAGWVVMCQVSYGSFLSNKSRKRYWTVNAKRADFIITDGGSDVVAVIEYQGSGHYGSSRQGRDRAEKSDRIKRTATTEAGIHFFELPESCGPDHVARLFDALIAAPATEFKEA